A genomic stretch from Setaria italica strain Yugu1 chromosome VII, Setaria_italica_v2.0, whole genome shotgun sequence includes:
- the LOC101766158 gene encoding protein FAR1-RELATED SEQUENCE 5 isoform X6, with the protein MLAPEHEAGEHVNLTTEDSLQSPIFLWNDTETNRRSEIQALETGDTFVQELDQENGNAILNGDEDLNECQKDQAEAEADGDEDYMFPSPEEMEKARPPEVGMVFPTLQDAHRFISVYGQVTGFAVIKGTNYKHKKITFVCNKSRKAKETDTRQRKRRRDAVEHTQCRMKMTVKLVADRWEVTAAMNEHNHPLWCSPLLTRFFMSHKDMSEEERHFSRILQESRIKPTKIMEIFRKLQGRLKNIPARKVDSNNLKQSDRLMKTRNTDIGSTLEHVRRLQKEQPGFYYAMKTDEDSTIRSIFWTDARARLDYALYGDFIHFNTTCRTNAYHMPFASLIGINGHGKPTVFGWALLENDEAETFSWLFRTFLDVMDGKKPSIIMTHQDSAIQKSIAEVFPTVFHRFSMWHVMREAAAEFGGFMVNRPGMEADLTRLVTNSLTTEEFENDWKTMLEKYAAELNAHLKHMYWTRSMWVPVYFKHVFCPFIRSSGSCENTNSIFKDYVLQEDTIETFIRQYNIFQESVSTDRFESTRQKPKYCTRQPIERHAAEIYTMGLFLKFQKELLDASAFNVFKKERDRIYMVKRMLDYEDSEFLHYTFSVEVDMKNKTFNCICLKFERDGILCCHVLRLFTQFGINEIPEHYIKQRWTKKFREQELQKLCTEKTGSTASQNARYAVLMNRTAEIGATVSKDPKQSQVFLEELERIQQKLSSGAS; encoded by the exons atgcttgctCCTGAACATGAGGCTGGAGAACATGTAAATCTTACAACTGAAGATAGCTTGCAG TCACCTATTTTCCTGTGGAATGATACTGAAACGAACAGGCGATCAGAAATACAGGCCCTGGAAACTGGTGACACATTTGTTCAG GAACTGGATCAAGAGAATGGAAATGCCATCCTAAATGGAGATGAAGACCTCAATGAATGCCAAAAAGATCAAGCTGAAGCAGAAGCTGATGGTGATGAAGACTATATGTTTCCAAGTCCAGAAGAAATGGAAAAGGCCAGGCCTCCAGAGGTTGGCATGGTATTTCCCACACTACAAGATGCTCATCGCTTTATCAGTGTCTATGGGCAAGTTACTGGATTCGCGGTGATTAAAGGAACGAATTACAAGCACAAGAAGATAACATTTGTGTGCAATAAAAGTAGGAAAGCAAAAGAGACTGATACAagacagaggaagaggagaagagaTGCTGTTGAGCACACTCAATGCCGCATGAAGATGACTGTGAAACTTGTTGCAGACAGATGGGAGGTTACAGCAGCTATGAATGAACATAACCACCCACTTTGGTGTTCGCCCTTGCTGACCAGATTTTTCATGAGCCACAAGGACATGTCGGAGGAAGAGAGACACTTCTCAAGAATATTGCAGGAAAGCAGGATTAAGCCGACAAAGATAATGGAAATTTTCAGGAAATTACAGGGGAGATTGAAGAATATACCTGCAAGGAAAGTGGATTCTAACAACTTGAAACAGTCTGACAGACTGATGAAGACTAGGAATACAGATATTGGAAGCACACTAGAACATGTGAGAAGATTGCAAAAGGAGCAACCTGGGTTCTACTACGCTATGAAGACTGATGAAGATAGCACTATAAGAAGTATCTTTTGGACAGATGCGCGAGCTAGACTTGATTATGCTTTATATGGAGATTTCATTCATTTTAATACGACTTGTAGAACCAATGCATACCACATGCCATTTGCCTCATTAATTGGAATTAATGGGCATGGTAAGCCAACTGTTTTCGGTTGGGCTTTGCTTGAAAATGATGAGGCAGAGACATTCTCTTGGTTATTCAGGACATTCTTGGATGTAATGGATGGCAAGAAACCAAGTATTATAATGACACATCAGGATTCAGCCATACAGAAATCAATTGCAGAGGTATTCCCCACAGTTTTTCATCGGTTCAGCATGTGGCATGTGATGAGGGAAGCTGCAGCTGAATTTGGAGGTTTTATGGTTAACAGACCTGGAATGGAAGCTGACCTGACACGTCTTGTTACAAATTCTTTAACTACTGAAGAATTTGAGAATGATTGGAAAACAATGCTTGAGAAATATGCTGCAGAACTAAACGCACACTTGAAGCACATGTATTGGACAAGGTCTATGTGGGTGCCAGTTTACTTCAAACATGTGTTTTGCCCATTTATACGTTCCTCCGGAAGTTGTGAGAACACAAATTCAATCTTCAAGGACTATGTTCTGCAAGAGGATACCATAGAAACCTTCATCAGGCAATATAACATCTTCCAAGAGTCTGTTAGCACTGATAGATTTGAGTCAACTCGGCAAAAGCCAAAATACTGTACTAGGCAACCAATAGAAAGGCATGCTGCAGAAATTTACACAATGGGGCTGTTCTTGAAATTTCAGAAAGAGCTACTTGATGCATCAGCTTTCAATGTTTTCAAAAAGGAAAGGGACAGAATTTATATGGTGAAGAGAATGCTGGACTATGAGGATTCTGAGTTTCTCCACTATACCTTCTCTGTTGAAGTTGACATGAAAAATAAGACATTTAATTGCATATGTTTGAAGTTTGAGAGAGATGGAATACTTTGTTGCCATGTTCTGAGGCTTTTCACCCAGTTTGGAATTAACGAGATCCCTGAGCACTACATCAAGCAAAGGTGGACAAAGAAGTTCAGAGAGCAGGAGTTGCAGAAACTTTGCACAGAGAAGACAGGATCAACTGCTTCACAAAATGCGAGATATGCTGTGCTTATGAACAGGACAGCAGAAATTGGTGCCACTGTAAGCAAGGATCCAAAGCAAAGTCAAGTATTCTTGGAAGAGCTCGAAAGGATTCAGCAGAAGCTGTCAAGCGGAGCTAGCTGA
- the LOC101766158 gene encoding protein FAR1-RELATED SEQUENCE 5 isoform X5 — MLAPEHEAGEHVNLTTEDSLQQSPIFLWNDTETNRRSEIQALETGDTFVQELDQENGNAILNGDEDLNECQKDQAEAEADGDEDYMFPSPEEMEKARPPEVGMVFPTLQDAHRFISVYGQVTGFAVIKGTNYKHKKITFVCNKSRKAKETDTRQRKRRRDAVEHTQCRMKMTVKLVADRWEVTAAMNEHNHPLWCSPLLTRFFMSHKDMSEEERHFSRILQESRIKPTKIMEIFRKLQGRLKNIPARKVDSNNLKQSDRLMKTRNTDIGSTLEHVRRLQKEQPGFYYAMKTDEDSTIRSIFWTDARARLDYALYGDFIHFNTTCRTNAYHMPFASLIGINGHGKPTVFGWALLENDEAETFSWLFRTFLDVMDGKKPSIIMTHQDSAIQKSIAEVFPTVFHRFSMWHVMREAAAEFGGFMVNRPGMEADLTRLVTNSLTTEEFENDWKTMLEKYAAELNAHLKHMYWTRSMWVPVYFKHVFCPFIRSSGSCENTNSIFKDYVLQEDTIETFIRQYNIFQESVSTDRFESTRQKPKYCTRQPIERHAAEIYTMGLFLKFQKELLDASAFNVFKKERDRIYMVKRMLDYEDSEFLHYTFSVEVDMKNKTFNCICLKFERDGILCCHVLRLFTQFGINEIPEHYIKQRWTKKFREQELQKLCTEKTGSTASQNARYAVLMNRTAEIGATVSKDPKQSQVFLEELERIQQKLSSGAS, encoded by the exons atgcttgctCCTGAACATGAGGCTGGAGAACATGTAAATCTTACAACTGAAGATAGCTTGCAG CAGTCACCTATTTTCCTGTGGAATGATACTGAAACGAACAGGCGATCAGAAATACAGGCCCTGGAAACTGGTGACACATTTGTTCAG GAACTGGATCAAGAGAATGGAAATGCCATCCTAAATGGAGATGAAGACCTCAATGAATGCCAAAAAGATCAAGCTGAAGCAGAAGCTGATGGTGATGAAGACTATATGTTTCCAAGTCCAGAAGAAATGGAAAAGGCCAGGCCTCCAGAGGTTGGCATGGTATTTCCCACACTACAAGATGCTCATCGCTTTATCAGTGTCTATGGGCAAGTTACTGGATTCGCGGTGATTAAAGGAACGAATTACAAGCACAAGAAGATAACATTTGTGTGCAATAAAAGTAGGAAAGCAAAAGAGACTGATACAagacagaggaagaggagaagagaTGCTGTTGAGCACACTCAATGCCGCATGAAGATGACTGTGAAACTTGTTGCAGACAGATGGGAGGTTACAGCAGCTATGAATGAACATAACCACCCACTTTGGTGTTCGCCCTTGCTGACCAGATTTTTCATGAGCCACAAGGACATGTCGGAGGAAGAGAGACACTTCTCAAGAATATTGCAGGAAAGCAGGATTAAGCCGACAAAGATAATGGAAATTTTCAGGAAATTACAGGGGAGATTGAAGAATATACCTGCAAGGAAAGTGGATTCTAACAACTTGAAACAGTCTGACAGACTGATGAAGACTAGGAATACAGATATTGGAAGCACACTAGAACATGTGAGAAGATTGCAAAAGGAGCAACCTGGGTTCTACTACGCTATGAAGACTGATGAAGATAGCACTATAAGAAGTATCTTTTGGACAGATGCGCGAGCTAGACTTGATTATGCTTTATATGGAGATTTCATTCATTTTAATACGACTTGTAGAACCAATGCATACCACATGCCATTTGCCTCATTAATTGGAATTAATGGGCATGGTAAGCCAACTGTTTTCGGTTGGGCTTTGCTTGAAAATGATGAGGCAGAGACATTCTCTTGGTTATTCAGGACATTCTTGGATGTAATGGATGGCAAGAAACCAAGTATTATAATGACACATCAGGATTCAGCCATACAGAAATCAATTGCAGAGGTATTCCCCACAGTTTTTCATCGGTTCAGCATGTGGCATGTGATGAGGGAAGCTGCAGCTGAATTTGGAGGTTTTATGGTTAACAGACCTGGAATGGAAGCTGACCTGACACGTCTTGTTACAAATTCTTTAACTACTGAAGAATTTGAGAATGATTGGAAAACAATGCTTGAGAAATATGCTGCAGAACTAAACGCACACTTGAAGCACATGTATTGGACAAGGTCTATGTGGGTGCCAGTTTACTTCAAACATGTGTTTTGCCCATTTATACGTTCCTCCGGAAGTTGTGAGAACACAAATTCAATCTTCAAGGACTATGTTCTGCAAGAGGATACCATAGAAACCTTCATCAGGCAATATAACATCTTCCAAGAGTCTGTTAGCACTGATAGATTTGAGTCAACTCGGCAAAAGCCAAAATACTGTACTAGGCAACCAATAGAAAGGCATGCTGCAGAAATTTACACAATGGGGCTGTTCTTGAAATTTCAGAAAGAGCTACTTGATGCATCAGCTTTCAATGTTTTCAAAAAGGAAAGGGACAGAATTTATATGGTGAAGAGAATGCTGGACTATGAGGATTCTGAGTTTCTCCACTATACCTTCTCTGTTGAAGTTGACATGAAAAATAAGACATTTAATTGCATATGTTTGAAGTTTGAGAGAGATGGAATACTTTGTTGCCATGTTCTGAGGCTTTTCACCCAGTTTGGAATTAACGAGATCCCTGAGCACTACATCAAGCAAAGGTGGACAAAGAAGTTCAGAGAGCAGGAGTTGCAGAAACTTTGCACAGAGAAGACAGGATCAACTGCTTCACAAAATGCGAGATATGCTGTGCTTATGAACAGGACAGCAGAAATTGGTGCCACTGTAAGCAAGGATCCAAAGCAAAGTCAAGTATTCTTGGAAGAGCTCGAAAGGATTCAGCAGAAGCTGTCAAGCGGAGCTAGCTGA